The Sandaracinaceae bacterium genome has a window encoding:
- a CDS encoding outer membrane beta-barrel domain-containing protein encodes MDFSGEGGAEGGADMDFGEGGGEGEGGADMDFGEGGGEGEGGADMDFAEGGGEGEGGGDAVGGDLIGDLAGGGETVDDTATDRPTRTREAREEIFAVQQIYALRINRVEISPSFAATLNDPFVSHPAIAIGLNYWWTNVLAIGANFLWYEGLENESDLNFFVRRSTRLAVPVSAYQFGAHLAFTYVPLYGKFAMFNEFIFQWDAYIVGGVGIMRTRPVPVVDPEIRNFDYDIRVAFNLGVGIRVFVSRWLAVFAEFRDYMYLEQLEALQVALGEDRSNPQTWTQGDPAFTNNVTVHLGLTFFFPFEFEYQLPR; translated from the coding sequence ATGGACTTCTCCGGGGAAGGAGGAGCCGAAGGCGGCGCCGACATGGACTTCGGCGAGGGGGGCGGTGAAGGCGAAGGCGGCGCCGACATGGACTTCGGCGAGGGGGGCGGCGAAGGCGAAGGCGGCGCCGACATGGACTTCGCCGAAGGCGGCGGAGAAGGTGAAGGCGGCGGAGACGCGGTGGGGGGAGACCTCATCGGCGACCTGGCCGGCGGCGGTGAGACCGTCGACGACACGGCCACGGACCGACCGACCCGGACGCGTGAGGCGCGCGAGGAGATCTTCGCGGTGCAGCAGATCTACGCGCTGCGCATCAACCGCGTCGAGATCAGCCCGTCCTTCGCGGCCACGCTCAACGACCCGTTCGTGAGCCACCCGGCCATCGCGATCGGCCTGAACTACTGGTGGACGAACGTGCTGGCCATCGGCGCGAACTTCCTCTGGTACGAGGGGCTCGAGAACGAGTCGGACCTGAACTTCTTCGTACGCCGCTCGACCCGGCTCGCGGTGCCGGTGAGCGCGTACCAGTTCGGCGCGCACCTCGCGTTCACGTACGTGCCGCTCTACGGCAAGTTCGCGATGTTCAACGAGTTCATCTTCCAGTGGGACGCCTACATCGTCGGCGGCGTGGGCATCATGCGCACGCGCCCGGTGCCGGTCGTCGACCCGGAGATCCGGAACTTCGACTACGACATCCGCGTCGCTTTCAACCTCGGCGTCGGCATCCGGGTGTTCGTCTCGCGCTGGCTCGCGGTGTTCGCGGAGTTCCGCGACTACATGTACCTCGAGCAGCTCGAGGCGCTGCAGGTCGCGCTCGGCGAAGATCGCAGCAACCCGCAGACGTGGACTCAAGGTGACCCGGCCTTCACGAACAACGTGACGGTCCACCTGGGCCTCACGTTCTTCTTCCCGTTCGAGTTCGAGTACCAGCTGCCGCGATGA
- a CDS encoding HEAT repeat domain-containing protein, whose protein sequence is MGFFGLFGKKKSGLAKHAERVANKRAQAPDRWESIQALGKIATTEPEGGAEDEREAAVSALLERFTFNVDPTITDGEEKDEVFRWVSGVGEAGVAPIREAMAHHESISWPLKCLEALVSQERLNHEMIALLSKMDTEYERDPQRKLQLLGYLEQHRDPTVVEAVSPFLMDMNESARFHAVRTVLAQENASDAVDALAEALTEEDSVRVKVLVLEAMAEQGWSLGAHAGAVELPDGWSKDKKGVPRKSKR, encoded by the coding sequence ATGGGATTCTTCGGGCTGTTCGGAAAGAAGAAGAGCGGGCTCGCGAAGCACGCGGAGCGCGTCGCCAACAAGCGCGCGCAGGCCCCGGACCGCTGGGAATCCATCCAGGCGCTCGGCAAGATCGCGACCACCGAGCCCGAGGGGGGCGCCGAGGACGAGCGCGAGGCGGCCGTCTCTGCGCTCCTGGAGCGCTTCACCTTCAACGTCGATCCGACCATCACGGACGGCGAAGAGAAGGACGAGGTCTTCCGCTGGGTCAGCGGCGTCGGCGAGGCGGGCGTGGCGCCGATCCGCGAGGCGATGGCGCACCACGAGTCGATCAGCTGGCCGCTCAAGTGCCTCGAAGCGCTCGTGTCCCAGGAGCGGCTCAACCACGAGATGATCGCGCTCCTGTCCAAGATGGACACCGAGTACGAGCGCGATCCGCAGAGGAAGCTGCAGCTCCTCGGATACCTCGAGCAGCACCGCGACCCGACCGTCGTCGAAGCCGTCTCGCCGTTCCTGATGGACATGAACGAGTCGGCGCGCTTCCACGCCGTGCGCACGGTCCTCGCGCAGGAGAACGCCTCCGACGCCGTCGACGCCCTCGCCGAGGCGCTCACGGAGGAGGACAGCGTGCGCGTGAAGGTCCTCGTCCTCGAGGCGATGGCCGAGCAGGGCTGGAGCCTGGGCGCGCACGCGGGCGCGGTGGAGCTCCCCGACGGCTGGTCGAAGGACAAGAAGGGCGTCCCGCGCAAGAGCAAGAGGTAG